CAAGTAAAAATAAGAATTCATCATCCGCAATACTTACCATTGGTCCTAATTTTGTGTCCAACCAGTTCGCGTATAATATTTTTACGTTATCCGATTTAGTTGGTGGATTCCCCATTATTTTTGAAAAGGAATCAATAAACCCACTAGAAGAATCATATCCTGCATCTAGTTGAGCATTGATGATTTTTTCACCTGTTCTAATGGACTTCAGAGCCATTCCCATTCTTCTCGCTCTAGCATATTGAACAAATGTCATTCCGTAGATTTTTTTGAATTGTCTTCTCGCTGTAACTGCATGAATTCCCAGTTTTGAAAAATCAGCATCTTTCCATCTTTTTTCTGGATTTTCTTCAACAAGCTCAATCATTTCATGAACTAATGTTGGGATCTCTTTAGGATAGGACATAGGGTTACATCTTTTGCACGGTCGAAAACCAGCCAACAGTGCTTCCTCCGCAGTCTCATAAAAATGACAATTTTCATATTTGGGTTTTCTTGCTGGACAAGTCGCATGACAAAATACCCCCGTTGTCTTTATTCCAGCAAAGAAAATCCCATCATATTTTGAATCTCTTTCTAACAACGCCTGGTAATATAGTTTTTTTATTGTTTCATCATTAAACATTACAAGTTCTCCTTTTTATTTGAACATTAGAAGTTCTATTTGATTGTTCCTTTGATAACTAGTTAGACTGTTTAAGACATTTTCGTAAAAATGGTTCATATCCTTATTACCCTTGTTATTGTATGAAAAATAAAGAGATGGTCCAAAGCTAATTCTACCTATACCTAAATTTAGATAATCTATTATGTTATCTCTGTTTATATCCAACATTACATTAATAGGCACATTAACACTATTAGCTAGCTTAAAAATGTGTTTTTTATTATTTAGTCCAGGGATAAAAATGCAATCAGCCCCAGCTTCTTCATAAGCCATTATTCTTATCAAGGTTTGTTTAAGACATTCTTCACTTAGATTGTTTTTTGAACTATCTCCCATAAAATACTTGTCTGTTCTTAAATTAATGAAAATATCACTATTCAGCTTTTTACACACTTCACGGATATGAGCGATCTTTTCACATTGATCTTGGACATTATATAAAGTAGATTCCCCGCTGACTTTATCCTCAATATTTAATCCTACAACACCAATTTCAATTAATTTTACTATGTTCTTTTCCAACTCATATAAGTTAGAAGCATAGCCAGACTCTATGTCCACTGTAATAAAGTTTTCATTTGGTTGCATTTGATTTATATAAGTGATGATCTCTTCAAAAGGCATATTTTCTCCATCTTCGTAGCCATAATGAACAGCCATCGCATAACTTCCCGTGGCAACTAGTTTGATAGTGTGACTAGTTAAAGCCTTTGCACTTTCCACACTCCAAATATTTAATAGTACAAGGGGTCTACTTTTATTATGCAGTTCCCTAAAAACCTTTACTTTTTGAGAAGTATCCATTTTCCTCTTCCTTTCAGTGCATTTAGTGAGATTATAAAAGACTGATTGAAAAAGAGCATACGAAAAATGAACATGTATTTTTTAAAGAGATTTTTAAAAATATTAGAATCTAAGCTAAAAAAAGCGCTGACCTGAATACAAATTAGCGCTCTTCCCATCTATTTGTTTCATATTCCATCTTAAAAAATTACTGTAGACCAGAATAATTTGCTTTGTAGTTTAGGTATTTTATCAATTTAATTCTTCCCACTTACTTAAATACATCCGTTCTGTATGTTGTTTAGGGTTATCTATTTTACAGATGAACTCTAAACTATTACCGTCAGGGTCATTAAAATGAAATTTTATTGTTCGTATACTTTTATGAATACCGAGCCATGTAGCTGATCATCAACATAAGCATCTAATTTCCACATGCCTTTTTTAGGAAGAGACATCATTGAAGGGATATGGGCATCAGCACCGTTATTAGGTCCTCCTATTGGCAAATTTTCGATAACTGTCATCTCTTCTTTAGAGTCATTATGAGTAGCAATAACCTTCAAATTTCCTTTTAATTTCTCTGAATCTCCCCAGAAGTGCCACATATACTTGTTTGCTTCGCCAGAATAGAATCGTGTAGCCTTAGAATCATCATAAATAAAACCTAATTTGTCTTCGACTCCAATCATGCGATAGTTTTCTGATTCAAAGATACTACTTTCCTCCCATTCCTCATTGGAACAACCAACAAGATAAACAAAAGTAATAAACAAAAGGAAAAAACGAACAGAAATTTTAATCATCCATATCCCCCCTTGGAATCTAATTATGATTTAAAATTTAGACGAAGATGAATCAATTAAGTTACTAATCTTTTCGTTAATCTGTATTTCACGATTGATAAATCAACGAAGAATTATAAATCTATACCCCTCTTTATATAGAGCCACTTTTCAAAGCTTTGAATACAATCTATATGATCGTTTAGGACAGCATCATAAATATCTACACTAAAAAAGACTTTTCGATACTTAGGGTGATCATGTAAAAGATTCTTTAACTCTAATATAGTGTTTCTATTAGTATCATGAAGTTGTATTTTTATTTCTTCCGTTACATATTGTTTTTCATTAAATTCTTTTGCATCAATTGACCAAATATCAATTTTCCATTGCTGTTCAAATAGGCTTGTATGTACACCCCAATATAATCCTTTTGGCAAATGAGGTGTTTTCCCTATCATTTCATTTCTGAAGCTCATTTTAGATGGCTCTAACATATGAGAAATTTCTTTACCTAATTCAAAAAAGTTATCGTTGTTAATTGTATCTGACACGAGATAAATATCTAAATCTCTCCAGGTCATTATTTTTAAATGATAGCTTCCGCTGACATGCGGATTACTGAACTTTTTTAATAGGTCATGCAGTCCTAATGTGTAGAGAATTTCATTTGCTTCTCGGATTATTTTTTTGTTGTTTTCTTCTAAAATGATACTCATTTTGACACCTCCACAGAGCATCTTTAAATTAAGGACATCTTAATAGTTATCAAAATGAAAAATAGTTATTGTGAATAACCATTAAAGTGCATATGGTGATAAACCATTTTATTAAACGACTAAAAAGAAATGTCCACATTCATACTCATTCAAAGACAAGATATTTCCGTACTTTTTTTCCCAACTTCCATTTTCTAAATCAATGTTCAATTTATTGAGGCAATCCTGAACAACCTCTTTTTTACCTTTCGCAAGTGGAGAGGTTCCTTTTTGAAAATTTGTATCCAAGTAGATCTTTGGGTTTCTCCATCCTGCAAAGAAAAATTGATCTACTAAATCATGAGGCAAAGGAAATGCTTTGATTTTTACTGGACGCATAACCTGTTGCTCGATCAAAGTTGCTAAATCTTTTACTGGTGGATGAAATATATAGGCATTCTCTAATATAGGTGCAAAGTATTCAAACAACCAACAATCTTCATCGCATAATCTTGGATCTAAAGTGAAAATAACTATTTTTCCGTTTTCTTTTAAGACTCTTTTCATTTCTCTAAAACATAATGGTAAGTCTTGAAAGTGGTGAGATGCTAGTGTGCAAATGATTCCATCTACTGAATGATCTTCTAATGGAATCTTCTCAGCAACTCCTTCTTTCCACGTAATATTTCTATGTTGCTTTCCTTGTCTCCTCATGATTTCAGAAGGTTCCATAGCAATCACTTGATAGCCCACTTTCGCTAATTCGTAACTATAGTTTCCTGTTCCTGAACCAATATCTAATATGGTTGCTGAAGGATGGATATTAAGTTCTTGAATTATTGCTTCTGTAATGCGAGAATCTGCTTTTCTAGTAGTGTTATAGCTTTTTCCAATTTGATTATAAATCGTCATGGACTTTCCTCCTTGTATAATATTTCCTAACTGTTTTCTACTTGATCAGAAATGAGTAGAAATGGTAATTAAACTAGAATAATTCAGGTTGAAAATTTGATGAATGATAAATACAATTAGTCTATCATGGTATAATTAGAAAGTATATACATAATTGGGCTGTTGCGCGAGGGAGGGATGACAAATGACTCCTTTACTAGAAAATATTCAACAACTATCTATACTTGTTTTAGTGGTATGCTCCTTTCTTTTTTATTACTATTTGCGATCCTTAAAAAGGGAAAGAAGATTATCTGTTTTTGAACGGACCATTTATATTGTTATTCAACTAGCAGTGTTTGTTCTAGGAGGCAACTTTCTTCTGCTAGTTTTATCTTAAGCAAAGAATTAGGAAACTAACTTTGATGAAAAAGATTCTATTATTTTTAGAATAGGGAGGATGACTTGTGTATATACCTAAACACTTTCAATTAAATGATCAAGAACTGATTGATGACATGATTAAAGAATACAGCTTTGCCACGTTGATTTCTCAGCATGATGGTGCTCCTTTTGCTACTCACTTGCCCCTACTATTCAATAAAGACGACCAATGTTTATATGGGCATTTTGCTCGTGCTAATAAGCAGTGGCAAGATATAACGAATCAACAAGTACTTGTTATCTTTCAAGGTCCTCATTCTTATATCTCTCCTTCTTGGCAATCCGAAACGAATGATGTACCCACATGGAATTATATATCGATTCATATATATGGGACCGTCGATTTGATAAAGGATGAAGAAACAGTCAAAGATATCCTAACTTCTTCTGTAACGAAATATGAAAATCCTAATAGCGGCTATCATTTAAGAAATCTAGACCCAAATTATTTGAGAGGGATGCAAAAAGGTATCGTCACGATTAAAATAAACATTACTAAAATGGAAGCTAAGGCAAAATTAGGCCAAAATGATACGATCGAGCAGCAAAAACAAATCATCAATGGACTAGAAAATACACTGGAGGAAAACAACCAAAAGGTGGCGGAACTTATGAAAAGAGTTTTAGGGTTTTCTTAAGTTTTGAAGTTAGGAGATTTAAAAATGACGAAAAATAAAATCAGAACCGAAAAGTATATAAAGATTAATGAAGATAAGTTTTATACAGTTAGCATTGGCGAAGGAGAACCGATCGTCTTTCTACATGGTGGTCCTGGTAGTGAACATCGCTTCTTCTTACCTCATGTTCTGCCACTTGCCAATGAATTTAAATTGGTTTTTTATGATCAAAGAGGGTGCGGGAAGTCGCACTCTTTTAGTGATAATTATTCTATGGAAGATGAAGTGAACATGTTGGAGTCTATTCATAAAAGATTAGGTTATGAGAAAATCAGTTTATTCGGTGAATCCTGGGGCTCCATGCTGGCATTATTGTATGCGACAACCTATCCAAATAGAGTAAATAGAATCTTACTAACAGCTGCAATAGGTGTGACAAAGGAAGGCTTTGAAACATTTGGGGTAGAACTAGAAAAAAAGCTGTCGCTAGACGATAAAAGGAAGTTATTAGAATTTGAAGAAAAACTGAAAGTGAATGAAGCATCTTTGGATGATATTTTTACTATTTTAGATCCCTATTATGTTTTTTCATCTGAAACGTTGAGTAGAAAAGATAAGACGACTTTTAACCAGCAGTCCAATGAAATAATTGGGAAAGATATTACAAACAACTATGATTTAACCAAAAAAGTTGATAGACTATCACAAATACCCATTCAAGTTGCACAAGGAAGTCATGATATGATCACTCCTGCATTAGTTAAAGAGTTGTTAATAAAAAAGATCCCTCATGCGAGATTAGTAGAGATTGATCAATGTGGTCATTGGACCGTTGTCGAGTGTCCAGAGAAAATGAATGAGATTGCTTATAATTTCTTTATGGGGTAATTTCTTTTTAAATAGATTTTTGTCGAAGGAGAAATGAAATTGGAACAATTTTTATTATATAATCTAGTTTTTATTGTATTCATACTACCATTTATTACATTTGTACATGAGTTGGTCATGCTCTTGCATGTATTT
This portion of the Bacillus carboniphilus genome encodes:
- a CDS encoding class I SAM-dependent methyltransferase, which encodes MTIYNQIGKSYNTTRKADSRITEAIIQELNIHPSATILDIGSGTGNYSYELAKVGYQVIAMEPSEIMRRQGKQHRNITWKEGVAEKIPLEDHSVDGIICTLASHHFQDLPLCFREMKRVLKENGKIVIFTLDPRLCDEDCWLFEYFAPILENAYIFHPPVKDLATLIEQQVMRPVKIKAFPLPHDLVDQFFFAGWRNPKIYLDTNFQKGTSPLAKGKKEVVQDCLNKLNIDLENGSWEKKYGNILSLNEYECGHFFLVV
- a CDS encoding alpha/beta fold hydrolase; protein product: MTKNKIRTEKYIKINEDKFYTVSIGEGEPIVFLHGGPGSEHRFFLPHVLPLANEFKLVFYDQRGCGKSHSFSDNYSMEDEVNMLESIHKRLGYEKISLFGESWGSMLALLYATTYPNRVNRILLTAAIGVTKEGFETFGVELEKKLSLDDKRKLLEFEEKLKVNEASLDDIFTILDPYYVFSSETLSRKDKTTFNQQSNEIIGKDITNNYDLTKKVDRLSQIPIQVAQGSHDMITPALVKELLIKKIPHARLVEIDQCGHWTVVECPEKMNEIAYNFFMG
- a CDS encoding DUF4871 domain-containing protein: MIKISVRFFLLFITFVYLVGCSNEEWEESSIFESENYRMIGVEDKLGFIYDDSKATRFYSGEANKYMWHFWGDSEKLKGNLKVIATHNDSKEEMTVIENLPIGGPNNGADAHIPSMMSLPKKGMWKLDAYVDDQLHGSVFIKVYEQ
- a CDS encoding bifunctional transcriptional activator/DNA repair enzyme AdaA, with the translated sequence MFNDETIKKLYYQALLERDSKYDGIFFAGIKTTGVFCHATCPARKPKYENCHFYETAEEALLAGFRPCKRCNPMSYPKEIPTLVHEMIELVEENPEKRWKDADFSKLGIHAVTARRQFKKIYGMTFVQYARARRMGMALKSIRTGEKIINAQLDAGYDSSSGFIDSFSKIMGNPPTKSDNVKILYANWLDTKLGPMVSIADDEFLFLLEFVDRRGLEKEIERMRKRLNAAVIPGNTRISMKIDNELKKYFEKKLEKFETPIKFYGTNFQKAVWHELLKIEIGKVSTYKDLAKLINKPTSIRAIGNANGANQLSIIVPCHRVIQTDGTLGGYGGGVERKKWLIDHERNYNDIAPKE
- a CDS encoding isocitrate lyase/PEP mutase family protein, which translates into the protein MDTSQKVKVFRELHNKSRPLVLLNIWSVESAKALTSHTIKLVATGSYAMAVHYGYEDGENMPFEEIITYINQMQPNENFITVDIESGYASNLYELEKNIVKLIEIGVVGLNIEDKVSGESTLYNVQDQCEKIAHIREVCKKLNSDIFINLRTDKYFMGDSSKNNLSEECLKQTLIRIMAYEEAGADCIFIPGLNNKKHIFKLANSVNVPINVMLDINRDNIIDYLNLGIGRISFGPSLYFSYNNKGNKDMNHFYENVLNSLTSYQRNNQIELLMFK
- a CDS encoding FMN-binding negative transcriptional regulator, with translation MYIPKHFQLNDQELIDDMIKEYSFATLISQHDGAPFATHLPLLFNKDDQCLYGHFARANKQWQDITNQQVLVIFQGPHSYISPSWQSETNDVPTWNYISIHIYGTVDLIKDEETVKDILTSSVTKYENPNSGYHLRNLDPNYLRGMQKGIVTIKINITKMEAKAKLGQNDTIEQQKQIINGLENTLEENNQKVAELMKRVLGFS